In Carassius gibelio isolate Cgi1373 ecotype wild population from Czech Republic chromosome B20, carGib1.2-hapl.c, whole genome shotgun sequence, the following are encoded in one genomic region:
- the LOC127984596 gene encoding NADH dehydrogenase [ubiquinone] 1 beta subcomplex subunit 1, whose translation MVNFAAAIREHWVNILVPLGFVIGVYLDRWNDQKLTAFRNKSALYSRELKPGEEYTWK comes from the exons ATGGTGAACTTCGCAGCAGCGATTCGTGAGCACTGGGTCAATATCCTGGTCCCTCTGGGTTTCGTCATCGGGGTTTATCTGGACCGATGGAATGACCAGAAACTCACAGCATTCAGGAACAAGAGTGCTTTATATAGCAG GGAACTGAAGCCCGGTGAGGAATACACCTGGAAGTGA
- the LOC127984595 gene encoding ribosomal oxygenase 1-like: protein MERKHMSALSIYQSLSGGAKPQVQAKSPPAKKIKRNENGIQPKKKPNKKSRRRPLKSSMRLSSSEKEKAEAEKDCETHDGGGIESPALDVLLTDLTKVNNSRERANRLFQWLIHPVPDKSFFRDNWEKKPILIQRQNPGYYKGLFSTAEFDHILRNDDVQYGVNLDVTSYTKGKRETHNPPGRALPYTVWAFYESGCSLRMLNPQAFSPAVWQVLSILQEKFGSMAGANVYLTPAGTQGFAPHYDDIEAFILQLEGKKHWRVYNPRSKDEVLPLVSSPNFSQDEIGQPIMDVVLEAGDLLYFPRGFIHQGDCLPDAHSMHITISSFQRNSWGDLLLKLMPAALETAMEEDVEFRKGLPLDYLQFMGVQNSEKEDPRRDKFIAHVEGLVKELVSFAPVDAAVDQKARDFLHDCLPPLLSAEEKASSVYGAPARWGHGEALDVTVQLKSQTQIRLVRAGAARLCGDGETVSLFYTTENSRVYHKEEPKSIEMKAEHIDAMEFLIHSYPKFVSVASLPCETMEAKMSLAELLFEKGLIHTAE, encoded by the exons ATGGAAAGAAAACACATGTCCGCGTTATCTATTTATCAGTCATTATCAGGAGGGGCAAAACCACAAGTGCAG GCTAAGTCTCCGCCAGCAAAGAAAATCAAAAGGAATGAGAATGGCATCCAACCAAAGAAGAAACCCAATAAAAAGAGCAGAAGGAGACCTCTGAAGTCCAGCATGAGACTCAGCAGCAGTGAAAAGGAGAAGGCTGAGGCT GAGAAGGACTGTGAGACGCATGACGGTGGAGGAATTGAGAGTCCAGCTCTTGATGTGCTCCTGACGGATCTGACGAAGGTCAACAACAGCAGAGAAAGAGCCAACAGACTGTTCCAGTGGCTCATTCACCCCGTCCCAGACAAGAGCTTCTTCAG AGATAATTGGGAGAAGAAACCGATTCTGATCCAGCGACAGAATCCAGGCTATTACAAAGGACTCTTTTCGACGGCTGAGTTTGACCACATCTTAAGAAAT GATGATGTGCAGTACGGAGTGAACCTGGATGTGACGAGCTACACAAAAGGAAAAAGAGAGACACACAATCCTCCAGGAAGAGCGCTACCATACACTGTCTGGGCTTTTTATGAG AGCGGCTGTTCTCTCCGAATGCTCAATCCTCAAGCGTTTTCCCCCGCCGTGTGGCAAGTGCTCTCTATTCTTCAGGAGAAGTTTGGCAGTATGGCGGGCGCAAACGT CTATCTGACACCAGCGGGGACGCAGGGCTTCGCTCCTCACTATGACGATATAGAGGCGTTCATTTTGCAGCTGGAGGGGAAAAAGCACTGGAGAGTGTACAACCCTCG ATCTAAAGATGAAGTGTTGCCACTAGTGTCTAGTC CTAATTTCAGTCAGGACGAGATCGGGCAGCCCATCATGGACGTGGTGCTGGAAGCTGGCGATCTGCTGTATTTTCCTCGTGGCTTCATTCATCAGGGCGACTGTCTGCCTGACGCTCACTCCATGCACATCACCATCTCCTCCTTCCAGAGGAACAGCTGGGGAGATCTGCTCCTCAAA TTGATGCCAGCCGCTCTGGAGACCGCGATGGAGGAAGACGTTGAGTTCAGGAAGGGACTGCCGCTTGATTACCTTCAGTTCATGGGAGTCCAGAACTCTGAGAAG GAAGACCCACGGAGAGACAAATTCATTGCACACGTGGAGGGCCTGGTGAAGGAACTGGTCAGTTTTGCGCCGGTCGATGCTGCTGTGGATCAGAAAGCCAGAGACTTCCTGCACGACTGTCTTCCTCCGCTGCTGAGCGCTG agGAGAAGGCCAGCAGTGTGTACGGGGCTCCTGCTCGATGGGGACACGGTGAGGCCCTTGATGTGACTGTTCAGCTGAAGAGCCAAACCCAAATCAGACTCGTGCGGGCTGGAGCTGCAAG GTTGTGCGGTGATGGAGAAACAGTCTCTCTTTTCTACACTACTGAGAACTCCAGAGTCTATCATAAAGAAGAGCCCAAGAGCATTGAGATGAAAGCGGAG cacATTGATGCCATGGAGTTTCTGATTCATTCATATCCCAAGTTTGTTTCTGTGGCCAGTTTACCATGTGAGACAATGGAGGCTAAG ATGTCTCTGGCTGAGCTGCTCTTTGAGAAGGGACTGATTCACACAGCTGAATAA